A region of the Lagopus muta isolate bLagMut1 chromosome 2, bLagMut1 primary, whole genome shotgun sequence genome:
CTGTGTGATGCCCAGAAAGCTGGGAATAGGCTTCATTTTACCTACAGCCTTAGCAAATGCCACCAACCTATTGTAGCGTAGTTCATTAAGTTAAGACTATTGAATCAGATTCTGCTGGCAGCTAATCCCAGATTTACAGCTGAGGTTGGTGTTAGTTAGGAGATAAAAGCAGTCCCTTCAAGGTTTTACTCTGGAGCTTCTGTACAAGAAGGGGACTGACAGCAACTAAAATTATAGTAGCTCTGATTTCTTCCATGTTTCTGTTCACTGTTTTCTTCGGAGAGTTAACATTTTCTCTCCAGCCCTCCCAGTTCCTTACAGTAAGGATAGCCTGTTTGCTTTGTCCACCTAGGAGTCCAGAACTTTTGGATGGTCGTGGGGGCTGCGCAGATGTTCCCACCTACTCCTCCCCAAACCCTTAGGTCTGCTAAGTCTTATTTTTTAGATTAACTTCTAATAAAGGAAAGAGACACTGCTCACCTACAGACCCCCTGTGTGCTGCCAGCATGCTCTGTCCCTTGCCAACACCTGATTTCCCCAAGGGCTCCTCCTGCAGCGTGGGCTAGGCAAACGGTAGAGATCTGTGCTGTCCATTcacatacataaaatatatatatatgtcttaCCAATATGCACCTTAAACAAGCAACGCCCACCAATACAGTGCatgcagcctggctggagaGCTGTCTGGGCATGAGAGGCATCAAGGTCATCCCAAAGCTCTTCTCAGGCTTAAGCAGACTCTGGTGCTCAAAGGCATAACTCAATTGGGAAATACAgcaataaatttatttctgataagAGAGgttcatttatatatatatatatattaatgtCACATTAAATAAATGGCAAAGCACAGCATTGAAGATTTGGTACTTGGAGTGCTAAACATATCACTTAGCATTTATACAGTGCTTTCCTCACTCAGAAAAGCACTTTTGCTAACTTAATTCACTCTCAGCCACCCTCTGCACATCAAGAAGGAAGTCAAGAAGATTTAATATCTCCATGACAGGTGAGGTGTACCACTAGGGCTGGCACAACTCCCTTCCTCTTACTCGTCTCTCACGCTTAGTATCCCATCCAAGCTGACTTTTGGTGGCTGCAAACCACACCTACATCCTGGAGGACCCcagaggttggactagatgatccgAGTGGTCTTCCCAAacataatgattctatgaggggCAGGATTGTGCACCTCTGGTGAGAGCCAGGGGGTGAAAAAAACTGGTGAAGGGATTCTGGTAGAAAAAGGGTTGCTTTGAATTGTTGGGTGTTTAAGACAGGACATGATGAAGAGATGGTTTAAAAGCAGGGTCATGGGAGGAAAAAGGTCTTGTGACTCTGCCACTGCTCCAGAGGAGTGCTACAGGTGGGTGCTAAGGACCAGCCAATGTCACCCCTGCATGGGTCACCACTCACCCTTTTGCACTTGATGCCACTGGAGAGAGCAGCCACTGCCAGCAGACAGTTTCTCCTTCACCAGAGCCCAGGGGTCAGCATGGTGCCAGGAGAGGGTGCAGAGCCCACCCTGCATCTCTGCACCCCTCCTGTTGCCACAGCCCCATCACATGCCCAAGCACCAGGAGAAGAGTCCCAGGGGTCTGCGTAGGGTCACAGATACAAGCTGCTCAGGGACAGATCGTGGCTCACACTGCTGTTATCCACCTGAAGGTGGAAATGGGCTGCTTGACACAAAAGGGAACAAATAAGGATTATCCTTTAATCTGCATGAATCTTACTTTCAGTGTACATAAACATGTCTGTACCCCAGGTCTCCCCTCCCCTTTAAGCTAGCATCACTCCAGTGGATTGATTTCAATGGATCTCTCTGGTAGAGAGCCATGTATTGCACTCTTTATTTATGCCAAATGAATGCACACATAGACAGCACCTTCTTATGGGAAGGATGGTAGTTACACACTGGTGTTGATCAATATGCTCATTAATGAATAAGGCACTGATTAGTGCCTACTACCTCTGTAAACTGACATTCACAAAACCATGCAGTTATTGTAGGGATGGGATGggctgagttgttttttttcttaataaccTGATAATATGCTCATTCAGATAGACAGTCCTAGCCTAAAGCCTTCAGAGATGACACCATTTTCTGAAACTTCCCTTACAGTTACTTTCAAAGAGCTAAACTTTCTTATCGAGTGGTTCCTGCTCACCAATCCTCTCTTGTTTTAGTGGGGCAGTAAAAACATTGCAATGTGACTTACATTTGTAAATCTTACTGAAATATAAAGCCTTCTTGAAAGATACCTGCAACTATCAATtgtaattttgtaattatagTAGAAcatatgtttatttcatttgtttcttaaaatacatttgattCTGTGTTGCATCACTGCCCCAGAAAATAGCTTCAGGTGCTatttaaagtaatatttttttcctgaaagaggAACAGATAAAAATCCAGAAAGTTAACCCCAAGGTACAGATTACAAAAATGAAACCATTCATTGCCTGCGTTATTCAGCACAAGGTACATGCTCATGCTTTCAATATCTTTAGGCTGAAAGTGTTTGCAACGTTTCGCTATAAACCCAAACCAATGATGAGCGAaatattgctttaatttttgaGAACTATTTTCCTAGCTGCAAAGCCACTGATCACAGCCTGGAAGACACACTCGGTGTGATGTTGCTCTTTATTGTTACAGGTACAGAGCTCTGAATTGGCAATGCTGCACACTCAGATCATCAAACATTTACAGGTCAGGAAGaacttttcagtatttgaaatgtttaCAAATGGTTGTTGTCAGAATGCAATCATTATAAGCAGTCTGATCTCAATGGAGTCCTACGGTTTTACTTTGGATAATAACAGCAAAGTCTTACCAACTGCTGATGGAGGTAGCACGGGTTAGTTTATGTTCACgttggaaaagcaaagcagtgctcCCTCCCAGCACCGACAGATCCCTCGTGTCCTTTCCAAAGCTGTTTGTCAGGTTGTCCCCATCTATAGGCTTAGCGCCGACAACAGCTCACAGTTTATTTGCAGCTTTGAAGCCTGGTCCTATAGTGTTTCTCTTCTGACAGGAGATGAATAAAGGTGTCACTGTGGGAGACTTTTAGCCGGCTGCTATAAAAAGGGCCCTCCTTGCCCTCACTTGCAAGGTCCCCGAGTTCACCCTTGGAGCTTGCAGTTTTCCCCTCAGCTGAGTTTAGCTCCATCAGCTCCAACTCGTGCTTGGCAGCCGTTTCTAAAACCCTCTGTTTGTTATAGTACCTGACAAAGTTGTTAATGATAGGGTGGATGGGAAGGGCAATCGCTATCACTCCGCAAAGAAAACTGATGGCAGCATTCAGTTTTCCTAGAGTTGTTTTGGGGTATATGTCTCCATACCCGACCGTGGTCATGGTGATGATTGCCCACCAGAATGACTGAGGGATGCTTTTAAATAAGGTATCGGGGTGACTTTGCTCCATGGTATAACCCAGGGCAGAAAAGACAAAGATCCCAACAGCTAAGTACATGAGGAGGAGCCCCAGCTCCTTAAAGCTGCGTTTCAGAGCATAGGTCAAGGTCTGGAGCCCCGAGGAGTGCCGTGCAAGCTTGAAAATCCTCGCAACCCTCATGATGCGCAGTGCCTGGACTGCCTGCTGGACATTGCTCAGCTCCATCAGCTTGGCTCCCAGGTGTGTCAAGGTGAGGCTGACATAGAAAGGAAGTATAGCTAGTACATCGACAATGTTCATGAATGACAGGGCGAAGTGGAGTTTATTTGGAGAGGAGATGAGCCTCAGCACGTACTCCATGGTGAACCAGCCTATGCAGGCTGTCTCGATGCTGTCCAGGGTTGGGTGCTCCACACGGTTTCCCTCCGCATCTAAGACCTGCATGTCTGGGATGGTCCCCACGCACATCACAACTGAGGAGAtcaaaataaacaggaaagaCAGAACAGCAATCACTCGAGCTGGGTAGGACGATTCTGGCTTCTCCAAGAATTTCCAGATGTACTTTTGACATCTTTTCCAGCGGCTTTCGGAGGCATCCACTCCCAAGTCATCCAGGATCAGTTGCACCCTTCGGGCTATTTCCTCCAGttcctcctttttctcattCAGATGAGTTTTGCAGCAGTCATCCAAAAATTTAAGATCCACTTTCCAAAATTCCATCTCATTCTTGAAACAGATGGGGCATATTCCTTTCTTCATGTGAACTTCCCCAAAGTAGTACACATCAATAATGCATTTGAAAGCATCTGGATCTCTGTCAAAGTAAAACTCTCTCTTTCCAGGATCGTAGTCATCGCAGAGGGAGAATATGCTGTCGTATCCCCCTGACAGGCAGTTGAGCAACTCTGCCAGCCGTGTTCCTGGGTACTGGTTCAGGTTATCACTGTAGAACACCTGCCTCACCCCACCGACATTGACTACGATCTCAGTTTCTTCGTTTTTCTCTGTTACGTCAGTGTCCGCATCTGGAAACCTAAAGTCACCTGCCATTTTAAACGGTGTTGGATTCTAGCTGATTTTTAGGCTGCCGTTCGGTTTCAAAGACTTGTGGATTTAATTTCTCATGAAAGCAAATCGGCAGCaaatcagctctgctgcaaatgACTGACCTGGAGCGGCGGGGGAAAAGGCTACGGACACAGACCTGCGCTCAGGAAAGCCTGGTGAGGGATGCAACAAGCTGCAGTGAAAAGACAAGTCATTGGGCTGCCGTGCCTGAAAGCAGGAGGTTAGAAAGCTCCAGCGGATCGGAAAGAGAAGAAGCCATTCAGTAAAACTCACCCCTCTGCTCAGTGCTTGAGAGTCTTTTCGGGTCCCATTCTCTCTCTAAAGTGCTATTTATTCACAGGTTGGAAGTCACGGCCGAGAAATAAATCCTGTGCTCTGCTTACTGCAAAGTGGCTGACAGTTCTCGGGGAGGGCGAGCCCGCAGAAAACTGTTGCCGTTTCCCTCTTCGATGTTTCCCTAGAAAGATGCTTTTTGATTGGGCTTTTTCTTTCCGTTCTCTTTTTACTTTGAGGTCCTCCCGAGTTTCCGCGCTGACTCCCGCACACGGTCGGTGCGAGCGTGCAGAGCAGAAACTTGGGCTTGTTTTCCCGTCGCTGTTTCCCAACACAATGGGGCTGAGCTCCTTTCCCAACCCTACCCTCTTCTGGCGAAACCCAGCAAagcaccagctgcagcagcaccggGCTATTTATATACCCGCACGCCTGCAAGAGGAAGGCTTTCCAAGCTGCCGTGCACCtgagtgatattttttttacgTATATTAAACACAATACCCGATAATCTATAAAGGAATTCAGAGCTGCAGTACAGTGCTTCTatgagaaatgcagagaaaaacagtctCTTCTGATGGTAgaagtcagaggaaaaaaaaaaagaaagaaaaaaaaaaggtgttttggaATAAAGACCCAATGTAAATCTTGCTCTGGTGTAATTGAAGAGTGATTCCCTGACAGGATTTTGAGTTACTGTTGgcttcatagaatcagagaattgtttgagttggaagggacccttaaaagtcATCCAGCCCAACTCCCTGCAACAAACTGGGACACCCAAAGatccatcaggtgctcaaagctccatccagcccaaccttgagtgtcttcagggatggggcatcaactaactacctctctgggcaacctgtgcagtgcctcaccaccctttttgtaaaaatttcttccttatatccaatctaaatctccactCCTTTAGTTTGGAgacatttccctttgtcctgtcaccacagactctgctaagagtctgttccttctcttttacagatactgaaaggctgctctcaggtctccctggagccttctattctccacactgaacagccccagctctctcagcctgcccccAATTTGTACCCATGTTATAGTCAAATGGAGACCACAAAGCTTTCACTGTAGTTGTAGAATCAGACTTTCCCTGCACTCTGTGCGCATTTCCCCCTCAGTAACTTCTGAGCTCTTCCCATTCACTGTCCTCTGAAAACTGGTAAGTGAAGGGGAGCAGAGAGGCAAATCAAGCGACAGCTTGCCTCTCCAGACTCATGTTGACGCTGGGACAAGGAAGAGGACTTTGACGTGCTCACTGTCATCATGTCACTCAGCGATGAGTAATCCAGGACACACCTTGCACCTTGATGGGGGATGAATGAGAGGTTGTGCACCAGGCCTCATTTTGGCATGGAGTGTGCACATGGCCTCAGTATTTACGGTACCATGGAGATTGGTCGTGACTCCCAGGGAAGCTCAGGCCAGGATTTACATTCGCTGCTCCAGGCCCTTTCAGATTTTGCAATGACCTTCCTTGTCCCTGAGCTCTCACACGAGGAAGGAGAGTGAAAACTCGCTAAGGAAAAGATGGATTCAAGAAACCTGTGAAGCAGAGGAACACAGTCCTTTGTCTTTCACACATCTGTGCACCAGTTTATAGATCAAAGCCTAAAGCCAAGTGGAAGTGGAttcttgctgctctgttcttgTCACTCAGGAAATGCAACACCCAGTTACTAGGGAGGAATAAGACGTGCATGAACCACAGCTCTATCACCTTCTTTGAATGCCTGGGTTGGATCACTCATATCCATGCTGCAGAATGGCAGAGGGCAAGGAGTAATACTGCAGGGTTTGAGCACCTTATTCAAGTGACAGCCTAGGAAATTATAATACCCATCAGCCTGCACCTGAGCCACACCATTAGTCTCTGCAGGTCATTGTCACCTCTCCTGTTCCTAAGGGTATGACATAAGGTAGAAGTAACACGAGATGTAACTTGAATTTTGTTCCACATATATATTTACTGAGACTTGCAAACTTTTTGAGTCAAGAGAAATATCTAGTAGATCCGGAAAAAAGATTAGAGGCTCAGCAATAAATATTTACCCAGCTAATCACACACTGAAATGAGATTTCCTTGCCTGCTGCCATGAATGGTTATCTAGActttagcaaaataaattttaagatGCCAATACCACTGACATGATTGCACAGATGACAGATGCGGATGAGGTTACAGACTGCCAAtttgttcaaaataaatttggGACCCAGGATAGTTAACTTTAAAATGCTGACAGGCTGAATTAGTGTGAAGAAACAAGTTTCTGGGTTCTCAACCCCAGATCTGACTGCCTCAGACACCTACTCTCTGTGATCCATGATTCACTGCAGTGATCTCTTGGTTTTTCTCCAGGTTGCAATACCAAATCACGGTATCAGTCCAACAACACTGACCCAAAAGCACCACCTTCACTTCCAAAAATTCTGTTCTCCCTGTAattttgcagaacaaaacatTCCTGCAAATTAGTATATGCATTGTTCAGTTTGAAAGGTGAATTCAGTTCCTCTCAAATGAGAAATTTCAGCACATTCTCAAAAGGTTGGAAAGAAACTATTTTTGAAATGCCAGATTGGTCCTTATGAAGACTCTACTTACGCAGCTGCTAAAATCCTGGTGCTTTACTCTCCTGTCTTGCACCTTTTCAGAGATCTTTACACCTTTCAGCCTGACTGTCAAATATCAGCGATCTGATTGCATTTTAAATCCACTTGGACAAATGTAAATGATCCAGAAAGAGGGTCAGGGAAAATCACCACATattaagattttgtttcttattagCAAAGAGTGAGACATCCttacttgaaattattttttgtcagACTTATTGCAcagaagcaaacagcagaatGAATTataacaaataatttattttgctaatttaattcattttttcatcCATGAAAAGAGAGATTCTCTGATCTAATAATTTCAGTAGATAATTAGTGCCCTGCAACTCATTTAGGAGTTGTTTGCTGCATTTATTAAGGATTCAAAATTCAACTTCTGCTGATTTGTTGGGACTGGACAAGCAGATCAGGCTGGAAGCAAGAAGAGCTGGGAACTGAATTCCTACAGATTCAGTAAGAAACAGAGATAGCTCCTTTCAGTATAAAGGAACAACCCATACAGATGTGTTAAGTTTTGACTATGGTTCTGACTGATTCCGTCAGGGAGATCTGTAGGGTGGTCATTTGGATCTCAAGCCTTGCAGCCTGATGGAAGGGCTCAGGATAGCAACATCCCGGGTTGCTGAGATCTCCTGGAGGACTTGGATCACCATGGGGTGGTCCACAAGGTGTAAGAGTACCTCTGGATCCTACAATGTGCTTAGAGCTCTGTCTGAATTCCCAAGTTCAAGAAAGATTAGGCCCTTGCTATGATTGTCCAACAGAGGGAAGACAGAATATGTCTAATGCCATCTGATTGATGTGGACAATTCCCAAACCCTGTTTGGCAATCAGGGACCATTCCTAATAAGCAGGATATAAGCCTATATTGAAGACTACAAAGGAAGTCCTAAAATAGATGGAGACAAGTCACCAGTTGGCCTCAGCTTCCAGAAACACCTACGAGCTGGTCTAGATCATACTGAGGTAAGCTGAGTCACCTGCTGCCATTGGGCACCtgcttttttgtcctttttatgATTTCCAAGCTAGGTGCAGTTGTGCAGCCCTCAGAGACAGCACAACTAACAGCAGGTTTGGATGATATTGGATCCTAAACAATATAACCCCCAGATACCTACTCAATATAATTGCTTCCTATTCAATATAACCATGTATTTCTGCTTCATCACATAAGGTTTTTATATGACACCCCCAAGGCTGGAACTGCGATGGATCCAGCAAGAGATCTCACCACCTCATGTATAACTTATTTTCAGacagaatcataaaaatatagaatcatttaggttggaaaagacctttaataTCATTAAGTCTATTCAGTCACATAACACTAAAAGTCCACAGCTAAGTTCTGTCCTTAGACACCAAATCCACACCTTCTAAATTCCTCTGGGTTTGTcaactccatcacctcccttaGCATCTCATTCCTAACCATCATTTTgttgaagaaattcttcctgatatccaggCAAAACTGATAGAGGCAAATGTGGGAAGCTGCTCAAGTCAAGCACATCATGAAAAGTCAATCAGAGACCAAGAGGAGGattgaaaaaggaaatatcttAGTTCCTCAGGATATTCTGGGGACAAATTTTGCAGCTACTCAGGGACTGCTTTGGTAGCAGATAGCACAACATTCTATGTGGAGGAAGCATAATTTCTTCCATCGAGCCATGCAATTTCATGTCATTGACAACACTGAGGtgttggagcaagtccagaggagggccacagagataatcagagggctggagcacctcctctacaaggacaggctg
Encoded here:
- the KCNF1 gene encoding potassium voltage-gated channel subfamily F member 1, with product MAGDFRFPDADTDVTEKNEETEIVVNVGGVRQVFYSDNLNQYPGTRLAELLNCLSGGYDSIFSLCDDYDPGKREFYFDRDPDAFKCIIDVYYFGEVHMKKGICPICFKNEMEFWKVDLKFLDDCCKTHLNEKKEELEEIARRVQLILDDLGVDASESRWKRCQKYIWKFLEKPESSYPARVIAVLSFLFILISSVVMCVGTIPDMQVLDAEGNRVEHPTLDSIETACIGWFTMEYVLRLISSPNKLHFALSFMNIVDVLAILPFYVSLTLTHLGAKLMELSNVQQAVQALRIMRVARIFKLARHSSGLQTLTYALKRSFKELGLLLMYLAVGIFVFSALGYTMEQSHPDTLFKSIPQSFWWAIITMTTVGYGDIYPKTTLGKLNAAISFLCGVIAIALPIHPIINNFVRYYNKQRVLETAAKHELELMELNSAEGKTASSKGELGDLASEGKEGPFYSSRLKVSHSDTFIHLLSEEKHYRTRLQSCK